Genomic window (Lewinellaceae bacterium):
GATTAAGGGCATTTACAGGGAATGAATGAATGAATGAATGAATGAATGAAGGAATGATTGATTGAATGGCGCCCGATTCATTCCTTCGTTCCCTCATTCCCTCATTCCTTCATTCCATTTAAAAAACCAAAAGTAAGCAATATCTGTTTTTTACTGGAAAGTAAAACGAAAGCATGCCTGAATTGACCGTTCGCAAGCAAGCACAGCTCACCGGGCACAACACCTCGGTTTTTGCCCTGGGCCGGGGGCCGGGGGCCGATGGATTCTTCTCCGGCGCCGGAGACGGCTGGATCGTGAGATGGGGGCTGAAGGAGCCGGAAGTAGGGCGCCTGGCCGCCAGGGTAGATACCCAAATCTTCTCTCTGCTCTACCTGCCGGAATGGGACCGGGTAATCGCCGGCGACATGAACGGCGGCCTGCATTGGATTCAGTTGGGCGAACCGGAGAAAACCCGCAATATCGCCCATCATCAGAAAGGCGTCTTCGATATCCTCAGGATCGGCCCTTACGTTTATACAGCCGGAGGACAGGGCCTGCTCACGCGCTGGGACGCGGCCAGCGGCCGCAGCCTGGAAAGCATTCAACTCAGCAACCAGAGCCTGCGCTGCCTGGCTTACTGCCCGGAACGGGGAGAACTGGCCGCCGGCGCCAGCGACCATGCCATCTACTTCCTGGGCGCCGAGACCCTGGAACTGCGCCACCGCCTCGCCAAAGCTCACGACAACTCGGTTTTCACCCTGCACTATACCCCCGGCGGCGCCCACTTGCTCAGCGGCGGCCGCGACGCTATGCTCAAAGCCTGGGCGTTGGGCAATACCCCGGAATTGCTGTCCGCCCAGGCGGCCCACTGGTACACCATCAACAGCATCGCTTTCCATCCGGAAGGGCGCTGGTTTGCCACCGGCAGCCGCGACCGGTCCATTAAGCTATGGAACCCTCAAACCTTCGAACTGCTCAAAGTGCTGGACGCCAGCCGCGACGGCGGCCATGTCAATTCGGTCAACCGGCTGTTCTGGCATCCCTACCACAATTCCCTCATCTCCGCCAGCGACGACCGGACAATGATTGTGTGGGAAGTTGAAGGAGCCCCTTGATGCAACTTTTAGGGTGATTATAACGGATTGCGTAGCTGTTCCTCGCAGCTATTCGGAGATGCCATTGGGATAGGGGTTGTGCAAAAAGACCTCTTCCAAAAAACAGGCCCAAATTTTGTTTTATTGCCGGCCGCGTTGTCGGGGTGCAATTTTCCATTGCGCTCGGACTTTTGGCGGAGGGCAGAATTTAATTCCGGGCAAAAAAACACGATAACCCTTTTTTCACAACCCCTTCGAAGACGTTAGCTACCTCATATGTAACTTCTCAATAAATGGAAATAAAACCTGTCGTCCTTACAGGACTAAACCAAAGCCCAACCCTATTCCAGGGCCTTACGGCCCTGGCAATAGCCTTTCGTTCCTACGGAACTGGCAGCAAAACGACATTTATTGAGAAGTTACCCTCATATCGACTGAGGTAATGCCTGTTGTGGGCTGGTCCGGGGTACACGTCTCTTTATCTATGCAAAACGATACAATCAGAAAAAAGGAAGCGGAAACGATATAAGGGGGAATGTCCTAAGATTTTCCAGGCAATGACTCAACCATTGGCCTGTCCAATTCCTTATTTTGGGAGTATTATCCAACGATCACCCAAAAGAAGGCCACCCCATGAGAAAATTATTGTTCTGCCTCTCCCTGCTGAGTTGCCTGTCATGCAAACCCCAGCCCGCCTCCAACCTGGCGGCGAAAGCGGCTGCCCCCCCTCCCCTTCCCTCCCGGGAGGAATTGCTGGACCGCTTCCGGGAAGAGCGGCGCCTGCTCATCGTGTACAGCGAAGGGCTGGAAGGCATCGCTCAACAAATAAAACAGCGGCAGCGGCGGGCCGAGTGCATCCTGTTGCCGGAAGCGGAAGCCAGCCGGGAGTTGATGCAGGAATCCGCCGTTTTGTTGCTGGGCGCCGGGTGGTCCAACCCGGTGGTGAAGGAACTCATTGGCCGCCTGCCTTTTAGCATGGAGGAAGGCGCACTGCAATTCAACGGCCGGCACATACAGGGAGGCAGTACGGTGTTCGCCCTGTCGTTCTACCCCAATCCGCTGGCCGTTGCCTTGCCCCTGGGCATCGTTACGGCGTTTGACCAGGCCACTATCGCCCGTTTCTACCGCCAGCGCGAAGAGGAAGGCCTTTCGTTTTACAGCTGGGCCTCCATGGGCTACGAAGTATACCAGGATGGGCGCCGCCTGCTGATGGGGGAGTTCGACGAAAAAACGTGGAAACCGGGCAAACACGCCGAATTCGACTTTACCGAGGCCAGGGATACGACCATAAACAGGGCATACTTTGATTTCATCCTGCATCAGGTGCCGCCGTCGGCGGATTATGCCCAACGCCTGATGGCAGCCTGCGAAACCAACGCTGCTAAAGTGCTCGCGTTCTGCGGGCAAACGGCGCCCGCCGCCCCCATACCCTGCCACCTGTACAACTCCCTGGAACAAAAAGGCCTTCGCCTGAACAACACCCAACCATCCCAGGCGGACTTCAGCCGGGGCGCCGCCCACCTGGTGGCCAACGAAATCTTCCAGGGGCAGCACGCCGGCCCGGAAAATGCCCTCTTCCTGCGCCGCCTGCTCGGCCAACCCAAGCTGGAAGCGCTGGAATGGGGCCTGGCGCTGTATTTCACTGCCAACTGGCAAAAGAAAGGCTATCCGTACTGGGCAGAAAGGCTCTACCAGTCCGGCAATATCGCTCCCCTGGCCGAAATACTGGATAACGATCAACTGGCACAGGAATCTCCCCTGGTAATCAGCTGCCTGTCCGCTTCTCTCGTAGATTTCCTGATCAGCCACTGGGGCCGGGAAACCTTCCTCGAACGCTACGCCGCCTGGCAACCTGCCCCGGAAGAAATCCGCCAACTGGAAACCCTCTGGCACCAGTGCCTCTCTCCACCTCCCCGTACGCTACCGCTACAGGGCAAGCAACCACCCTCTCCCCCCCTCCCCTACCTCAAAGGCTTCAACTTCGCCCACGAAGGTTACGCTATTTATAATGGTTACGGTTCTGAGATGGCCAGCCAGTCGCTGCGGCAAATGAAGGAGTTGGGAGTGAATGCCGTGGCGCTCGTCCCGTATTCTTACATGCGCGACGCTCAGGCGCCAACGCCTCTGCCTTTGATGTCCAGAGCAGGCAGCGAAACGGATGAAGGGGTCGTTCACGACGCTTTCGTCGCCCGGAGCCTTGGCATGGAAACCGTCCTGAAACCTCAAATATGGCTGGGCGGCGGCAGTTGGCCCGGCGACGTGGAAATGCAGGACGAAGCCGGCTGGAAGCAGTTTTTCGATTACTATTACCGCTGGATGCGCCACTACGCCCTGCTCGCCGAGATGAACGATATGGATATGCTCTGCATTGGGGTGGAATTTGCCAAGGCTACCCTGCAACGCGAACAGGACTGGCGGGCGCTCATCGGCAAGCTGCGGGGCATCTACTCCGGCCCTGTCACGTACTCCGCCAACTGGGGAAAGGAGTTCGAAAACCTCCGGTTTTGGGATGCGCTGGATTATATTGGCCTGAACTGCTATTATCCCCTCAGCGCGGAGGCAACGCCCACCGACGAAGAGCTGAACGCCGCCTTCCAGCGCGTGCTCCACCTGGCAGAACGGGTCAGCCGGCAGTACGGCAAACCCCTGATCTTCACCGAGATCGGCTTCACCAGCACTCCTACCCCCTGGATTACTCCTCACCAGGACCGCGACGGCTCTCCTTACCAGGGGGAAGCCCAGAAGCGCTGCTACCGCATCGTCATGGAAAACCTGCAGAATGAGACGGACTGGTGCAAAGGCATTCTATGGTGGAAATACCCTTCTTACCCCAACCGCGGCGGCTCGGGCCACACCGGCTTTACGCCCAACGGCAAACCGGCGGAGGCGGCGGTGAGGGAGTGGTTCGGGAGGTTGCCGTGAGGGGGGGGCGTGGAAATGTGTAAATGTGTAAATGATGAGCCAATGGATGCCCTACGCACGTTTACACATTTACACTTTCGCACATTTACACAATCAATATTCCACCTCCGTCACCAACCGCCAGATGTATTCCTTCATGCGGTCGAAGGCAGGCGGGGCGGTGGCGAAGCTGGGGTTGCTGCGGTAAATGACCGCCTTGTCCTGGCCGCCGGAGCGGATGCGCATTTGATAATCGTAGCTGCGCTGATCGCCGGGCGCGCCGTACTCCTGTTGGGGCAATTGCAGGATGCCCGTATTCTGGATCATCTGCTGCAGCGAATTGAGCTGGTGCCCGTTCAGGGCCACGCCATCGGCCACTTTGCGGGTAGCTACATCCACCGGGGTAGCGACCCAGGGGCGGTTTTCGTCGTAGACGTAAGTTTTGGAAATGTGGGTGAGTTTTCCGTTCTGGATAAGCACCTCGTCCTGCGGGCTGTCGTAGTGCAGGTAGATGTCCAGGCCCGGCTTGGAAGCCGGCCGCGACAGTTCCTGATAAGCAATGGTTTGGGCGTTGAGGTTGAACATGAAGGTCGAAAGGGTGATCAATAGAGGGAATACTTTCATAGTGAATGAATGAATGATTGATTGATTGATTGAATAAAGTTTCAGAGATCAGCACCGGCTGTGTGTTTTTTTGCAAATCACGACATATTAACGAAAGCTATAGGTTTGGAAATTGTATTGTGGGAGGAAATAATGCAGTGTTGTTTGCTGGTTGTTGTTGGCATTCACGCTGCCTTTTCAGCCACTAAAGCACGAAGGCGCCATTTTCCGGAAAATTAAATAACTTAGCGCGCTCAAAACAAGGGATTTATGATTTTGTCGGACAAGAAGATACTGGAAGGCATCGAAAACGGGGAGATCGTCATCGAGCCGTTCCAGCGGCATTGCCTGGGCACCAACTCCTACGATGTGCACCTGAGCCGGTGGCTTGCCATCTACAAGGACCACGTCCTGGATGCGCGCCGCCACAATCCGATCGAATACCTGGAAATCCCAGAGAGCGGCTTTGTCCTCCATCCCAACACCCTTTACCTGGGCGTTACGGAGGAGTATACCGAAACGCACAACGCCGTGCCTTTCCTGGAGGGCAAATCGAGCGTTGGCCGGCTCGGCATCGACATCCATGCCACCGCCGGCAAGGGCGACGTCGGCTTCTGCAATACCTGGACGCTGGAGATATCCTGCACCCACCCGGTGCGGGTCTACGCGGGCATGCCTATCGGGCAGCTCATCTACTTCCGGGTCGATGGCGAAATCCTCAATTATTACAATACCAAGAAGAACGCCAAGTACAACGAGCGGACGGATAAGCCGGTGGAGAGCATGATGTGGAAGAATAAGTTTTGAGGGGAGACGAAACGTAGGTTGACGGCTGTGTCTCATCATACCCCCCGCTTATTGCCATAGATCAGAATGTGCAGGCGGCTGGTAAAATGAAATCCTTGTTCTTTGCACACTTCCACCAGCCACTGCTGTTTCTCCGCCAGGCCGGCTTCGGTAGTGCCTTCAGGCATGAGGTAAACCCTTTCAGCAGGAATAGCGTAACGTTCGATCAGGGCCAGCACCTCCTTCAAATCCTGCGGTTCAGCGATGACGAACTTGAAGGCGGCCTTTGGGCTTTGGGCGAAGAAACGGTAGGCTTTCGGTTTCTCTCTTAGCTTTTGCGGGTTGTTGGAATTGGCCAATTTGGGCGAAACGTTGTACTGATCGATGCGGGCGTCGAA
Coding sequences:
- a CDS encoding WD40 repeat domain-containing protein produces the protein MPELTVRKQAQLTGHNTSVFALGRGPGADGFFSGAGDGWIVRWGLKEPEVGRLAARVDTQIFSLLYLPEWDRVIAGDMNGGLHWIQLGEPEKTRNIAHHQKGVFDILRIGPYVYTAGGQGLLTRWDAASGRSLESIQLSNQSLRCLAYCPERGELAAGASDHAIYFLGAETLELRHRLAKAHDNSVFTLHYTPGGAHLLSGGRDAMLKAWALGNTPELLSAQAAHWYTINSIAFHPEGRWFATGSRDRSIKLWNPQTFELLKVLDASRDGGHVNSVNRLFWHPYHNSLISASDDRTMIVWEVEGAP
- a CDS encoding dCTP deaminase; translated protein: MILSDKKILEGIENGEIVIEPFQRHCLGTNSYDVHLSRWLAIYKDHVLDARRHNPIEYLEIPESGFVLHPNTLYLGVTEEYTETHNAVPFLEGKSSVGRLGIDIHATAGKGDVGFCNTWTLEISCTHPVRVYAGMPIGQLIYFRVDGEILNYYNTKKNAKYNERTDKPVESMMWKNKF